Proteins found in one Flavobacterium channae genomic segment:
- a CDS encoding helix-turn-helix domain-containing protein produces the protein MEAIILTKDQYNDLMAKLDAIQSQLNAKPDPKKETFLDNQEFIMLMKVSKRTAQTWRDEGKISFSQVGSKIYYKLSDVEKLLQEHYNKSFKGK, from the coding sequence ATGGAAGCAATTATTTTAACAAAAGACCAGTACAACGACTTAATGGCAAAATTAGATGCAATTCAAAGCCAACTAAACGCCAAGCCAGACCCAAAGAAAGAAACCTTCTTAGACAATCAAGAATTCATTATGCTGATGAAAGTCTCAAAACGCACCGCACAAACCTGGAGAGATGAAGGCAAAATTTCATTCAGTCAAGTAGGAAGTAAAATCTACTACAAACTTTCTGATGTTGAAAAACTACTACAAGAACACTACAACAAATCATTCAAAGGAAAATAG
- a CDS encoding VapE domain-containing protein: MITIFKNFNEVIEHKTIPEILHEIKTGKYRPGITYLRKSLAENKLEAYEKAKKSLPAFTPSGKFVGGRKMEFLEAYSNFIILDIDKLSQTDLQNAKHKANQSEYTYASFISPSGNGLKILVKVNTTKEDHKDTFLAIQKHYETLLNHEIDKSGKDITRLCFYSFDDNLYQNEAAKTFVTSSEVEMSLSATYSNQSSHTEPVEVPQLPTATATATNSEAVYNHCIRFTEKKVQYATGSRNVFVHQLACNLNRKGISLNEALSFILTDFGYDEKEVTQTVHSAYGNIHEFAKDSHPLEGWPKVGVANNKSKNNNKVAANNNNQNLSPRAESRGDFYEDEEEEKTRITPIDKLENFLTSRYNFRHNIVSGKLEYQQLSSSSLSGRSGGAKKKWHVMNDFIENSMLRECLKGRIKTNLSSLRNLLYSDFCELYNPFEDYFFNLPSYDEKTDYILELANTITTTKQELWQECFKKWIVAMVGCVLDDKVINHTVIVFSGKQGLGKTTWVEKLVPRKLKEYLFSGTINPNNKDTLVQLSECMLINLDELENLNRSEIGSLKEIITKTQIRMRKAYGHNNETMPRRASFAGSVNTAQFLNDSTGSRRFLCFEVENIQYQHEINIDNVLSQALYLFKTGFRHWFDQEEIKNITENNEQYQLRSPEEELLLTWFEPCDRENTTHYLNASQIAAKLAERAKITITDGTINKIGKALKKHNFTRLMRKGSPVYAVKEFTYEEVDQANRQSEI; encoded by the coding sequence ATGATAACAATCTTCAAAAACTTCAACGAAGTAATAGAACACAAAACAATTCCCGAAATCCTGCACGAAATCAAAACAGGAAAGTACAGACCAGGGATAACCTATTTGCGTAAATCATTAGCCGAAAACAAACTAGAAGCCTATGAAAAAGCCAAAAAATCATTACCTGCATTCACACCTTCAGGAAAATTCGTGGGTGGAAGAAAAATGGAATTTCTGGAAGCATACTCCAATTTCATAATCCTAGACATCGATAAATTAAGTCAAACCGATTTACAAAACGCAAAGCACAAAGCCAACCAATCCGAATACACCTATGCAAGTTTCATAAGTCCATCAGGTAATGGATTAAAGATTTTAGTAAAAGTAAACACCACAAAAGAAGACCACAAAGATACTTTTTTGGCCATCCAAAAACACTATGAAACCCTATTAAACCATGAAATAGACAAATCCGGAAAAGACATAACCCGACTATGTTTCTACTCATTCGATGATAACCTCTATCAAAACGAAGCTGCAAAGACATTTGTCACATCGAGCGAAGTCGAGATGAGTTTGAGTGCAACATACTCAAACCAATCCAGTCACACTGAGCCTGTCGAAGTGCCACAACTACCAACTGCCACTGCGACTGCGACTAACAGCGAAGCTGTGTATAATCACTGCATCCGCTTCACCGAAAAAAAAGTGCAATACGCGACAGGTAGCCGAAACGTATTCGTACACCAACTCGCGTGCAACCTAAATCGAAAAGGCATTTCATTAAACGAAGCACTAAGCTTCATACTAACAGACTTTGGTTATGATGAAAAAGAAGTAACACAAACCGTTCACAGCGCCTACGGAAACATTCACGAATTCGCTAAAGATTCCCATCCTCTGGAGGGGTGGCCGAAGGTCGGGGTGGCTAACAACAAGTCAAAGAACAACAATAAAGTAGCAGCTAATAACAACAATCAAAACCTGTCACCTCGAGCGGAGTCGAGAGGCGACTTCTATGAGGACGAAGAAGAAGAAAAAACAAGAATAACACCAATCGACAAACTTGAAAACTTTTTAACATCACGATACAATTTCCGTCACAACATAGTATCAGGTAAACTAGAATATCAACAGCTTTCAAGCTCCTCCCTTTCGGGGAGGTCGGGTGGGGCTAAAAAGAAATGGCATGTAATGAATGACTTTATAGAAAACTCAATGCTCAGAGAATGTTTAAAAGGAAGAATCAAAACAAATCTTTCTTCTTTGCGAAACCTATTGTATTCCGATTTCTGTGAATTGTACAATCCATTCGAAGATTACTTTTTCAATCTACCATCGTATGATGAAAAAACAGATTACATTTTAGAGTTGGCAAACACCATAACCACAACAAAACAAGAACTTTGGCAAGAGTGTTTTAAAAAATGGATAGTGGCAATGGTGGGTTGTGTTCTAGATGACAAAGTTATCAATCACACGGTAATTGTATTTAGTGGAAAACAAGGATTAGGAAAAACCACTTGGGTAGAAAAACTAGTACCTAGAAAATTAAAAGAGTATTTGTTCTCAGGAACCATAAACCCAAACAACAAAGACACTTTAGTGCAGCTTTCAGAATGTATGTTAATCAACCTGGACGAATTAGAAAACCTAAACCGTTCCGAAATTGGAAGCTTAAAAGAAATCATTACAAAGACACAAATCAGAATGAGAAAAGCCTACGGACACAACAACGAAACCATGCCAAGACGCGCATCATTTGCCGGAAGTGTCAACACAGCGCAATTCTTAAACGATAGTACAGGAAGCAGACGATTCCTTTGTTTTGAAGTGGAAAACATCCAATACCAACACGAAATCAACATTGACAATGTATTATCACAAGCCTTGTATTTATTTAAAACAGGATTCAGACATTGGTTCGACCAAGAAGAAATCAAAAACATAACCGAAAACAACGAACAATACCAACTACGAAGCCCAGAAGAAGAATTGCTTTTAACATGGTTTGAACCTTGCGATAGAGAAAATACCACCCACTATTTAAATGCTTCTCAAATAGCGGCAAAACTAGCCGAAAGAGCAAAAATCACCATCACCGATGGAACAATAAACAAAATCGGAAAAGCTTTAAAAAAACACAATTTCACAAGACTAATGCGAAAAGGAAGTCCAGTCTACGCAGTAAAAGAATTTACCTACGAAGAAGTAGATCAAGCCAACCGACAATCCGAAATATAA
- a CDS encoding Abi family protein, with amino-acid sequence MQYKKAPITITEQIEKLQARGLEIANPEKAAHYLSNISYYRLRAYTYPFQDNEAENHPFKKKISFEEIIHLYVFDRQLRLLIFNAIEKIEVSFRTQIIYQYALVHGSHWHLKPELYNNPVYFAEHIASLEKEIDRSNETFIKHYKNKYTKPTSPPSWMSLEVSSMGLLSKLFKNLKKDATKTSVATYYGLKDVDVLCNWMFCFSILRNTCAHHGRVWNRRLPEITIPRKTLYPYVENKTFYTNKTYAILCNIMYILNNISPNHNFKANLVALMSNCPLAQEKEMGFPKNWKQEQFWK; translated from the coding sequence ATGCAGTATAAAAAAGCACCCATCACCATTACCGAACAAATAGAAAAATTACAAGCTAGAGGGCTTGAGATTGCTAATCCAGAAAAAGCAGCACACTATTTATCTAACATCAGCTATTATCGTTTACGAGCTTACACCTATCCATTTCAAGATAACGAAGCAGAAAACCATCCCTTTAAAAAGAAAATTTCATTTGAAGAAATCATTCATTTATACGTTTTTGATAGACAATTACGCTTGTTGATTTTTAATGCTATCGAAAAAATTGAGGTATCCTTCAGAACACAAATTATCTATCAATATGCTTTGGTTCATGGAAGTCATTGGCATTTAAAACCAGAATTGTATAACAACCCAGTGTACTTTGCTGAACATATAGCCAGTTTAGAAAAAGAAATAGACCGTAGTAATGAAACGTTTATAAAACATTACAAAAATAAATATACAAAACCTACAAGTCCGCCAAGCTGGATGAGTCTTGAGGTTAGCAGTATGGGATTACTTTCCAAACTATTTAAGAATTTAAAAAAAGATGCTACTAAAACTAGTGTAGCAACTTATTATGGTTTAAAAGATGTAGATGTATTATGCAACTGGATGTTTTGTTTTAGTATTTTAAGAAATACTTGTGCACACCATGGTAGAGTTTGGAACCGTAGGTTACCAGAAATAACCATTCCAAGAAAGACACTTTATCCATATGTAGAAAACAAAACTTTTTACACAAATAAAACCTATGCTATACTTTGTAATATTATGTATATACTAAACAATATTAGTCCAAATCATAACTTTAAAGCAAATTTAGTAGCATTAATGAGTAATTGCCCTTTGGCACAAGAAAAAGAAATGGGTTTTCCAAAGAACTGGAAACAAGAACAATTTTGGAAGTAA
- a CDS encoding site-specific DNA-methyltransferase, with the protein MNKQDLISKIKQLDGISQDERAYLINLVNTKKKYGLVWEDKPEAVEEQLRDNLPVLKEVKDKAIINGEDNPNHILIEGDNLHALTALTFTHEGKIDVIYIDPPYNTGNKDFKYNDTFVDKEDSYRHSKWLSFMDKRLRIAKRLLSDKGVVFISIDDNEQAQLRLLCNEVLGEDNFITNIIWQKKTGASDAKTIDTITEYISVFTKSNSYQTEIFNRNRDSYDLKRYRNQDEYFEHRGPYYLDSLDRGGLRYSDSLNYGIKCPDGTICFPNGRTEFINDGWTWKWGKSKLEWGIKNKFIDFRKADKKASGWTVCYKNYLNVDNENNLIDRSAPLKNMIIDIKNADAAADIKEIFTDNIFKYTKPVKLIQRIINFSNNSNSIILDFFAGSGTTLHATMALNAEDGGNRQCILVTNNENNICEEVTYERNKRVIQGYTNAKGVAVEGLKNNNLRYYKSEFVSRDTSLKNKRELTYLATELLCIKEDCYTAFPSKEKWFKAFTSKSTQFIVIYDEMRIEDSFEIIEALHTQKTNDNPVKVYVFSHGQYPFTEDFEEVLPLITLCALPDAIYKAYQNVLPKKKREVVPVLEEDAVGEEENLFNQDAH; encoded by the coding sequence ATGAACAAACAAGACCTTATCTCAAAAATAAAACAGCTCGATGGCATTTCGCAAGACGAACGTGCTTACCTAATCAATTTAGTAAATACTAAAAAGAAATACGGTTTGGTTTGGGAAGACAAACCAGAAGCTGTGGAAGAACAATTACGAGATAATTTACCAGTTTTAAAGGAAGTTAAAGACAAAGCAATTATCAATGGCGAGGACAATCCTAACCATATTTTAATAGAAGGCGACAATTTACACGCTCTTACTGCATTAACCTTTACTCACGAAGGTAAAATTGATGTAATCTACATAGATCCTCCTTATAACACAGGAAATAAAGATTTCAAATACAACGACACTTTTGTAGATAAAGAAGACAGCTACCGTCACAGCAAATGGTTATCTTTTATGGATAAACGTTTGCGGATTGCAAAACGATTGCTAAGTGATAAAGGGGTTGTTTTTATTAGTATTGATGATAATGAACAAGCACAACTTAGACTATTATGTAATGAGGTTTTAGGTGAAGATAATTTTATTACAAATATTATTTGGCAGAAAAAAACAGGTGCTTCAGATGCAAAAACTATTGATACTATTACTGAATATATTTCAGTATTTACTAAATCAAATTCATATCAAACAGAAATTTTTAATAGAAATAGAGACTCATATGATTTAAAACGATACAGAAATCAAGACGAATATTTTGAACATAGAGGTCCTTACTATTTAGACAGTTTAGATAGAGGTGGTTTACGATATAGTGATTCTTTAAATTATGGGATTAAATGCCCTGATGGAACAATTTGTTTTCCAAATGGAAGAACTGAATTTATAAATGATGGTTGGACTTGGAAGTGGGGTAAATCCAAGTTAGAATGGGGTATAAAAAATAAATTTATAGACTTTAGAAAAGCTGATAAAAAGGCTTCTGGATGGACTGTTTGCTACAAAAATTATCTCAATGTTGATAACGAGAATAATTTAATTGATCGTTCTGCACCGCTTAAAAATATGATAATTGATATTAAAAATGCTGATGCAGCTGCTGATATAAAAGAAATTTTCACTGATAATATTTTTAAATATACTAAACCAGTTAAATTAATTCAGCGTATAATTAATTTTTCTAATAATTCTAACTCTATAATCCTCGACTTCTTTGCAGGCTCTGGTACAACGCTTCATGCAACTATGGCATTGAATGCAGAAGATGGTGGGAATCGTCAGTGCATTTTAGTAACCAACAACGAAAACAATATTTGCGAAGAAGTAACTTACGAAAGAAACAAACGCGTTATTCAAGGATATACCAATGCCAAAGGAGTTGCTGTAGAAGGTTTAAAAAACAATAATTTGCGCTATTACAAAAGCGAGTTTGTAAGTCGTGATACCTCGTTAAAAAACAAACGCGAATTAACCTATTTAGCTACAGAACTATTATGTATCAAAGAAGATTGTTATACAGCGTTTCCTTCAAAAGAAAAATGGTTCAAAGCTTTTACTAGTAAATCAACTCAATTTATTGTGATCTATGATGAAATGCGTATTGAAGATAGTTTCGAAATCATTGAAGCATTGCATACTCAAAAAACAAACGATAACCCTGTAAAAGTATATGTATTTAGCCATGGTCAATATCCTTTCACGGAAGACTTTGAAGAGGTTTTGCCATTAATTACCCTTTGTGCATTACCAGATGCTATTTACAAAGCGTATCAAAATGTGTTGCCTAAAAAGAAACGTGAAGTTGTTCCTGTGTTAGAGGAAGATGCAGTAGGCGAAGAAGAAAATTTGTTCAATCAAGACGCCCATTAA